The following proteins are co-located in the Sporolactobacillus pectinivorans genome:
- the queG gene encoding tRNA epoxyqueuosine(34) reductase QueG — MDFKRLKEQLITYSKEIGVDKIGFTTADPFTELKALLYEQRALGFQSGFEEKDIEKRTEPSLLMDGVQSIVSIAMAYPKRMPERPANTKGHRRGAFARVSWGQDYHMILRDRMQKLGEFLVDAIPGARYKSMVDTGELSDRAVAERAGIGWVGKSTNLITKEFGSYVYLGEMLTNIPFPPDKPATDLCGDCTICIDHCPTGALVQDGQLNSHKCIAYLTQTKQELPEEYKKAIGNRLYGCDTCQQVCPYNRDVDSHFHGEMEPEPELARPLLTPLLSLSNREFKETFGPLSGSWRGKKPIQRNAIVALGNYKEVSAAPELLRLLNEDPRPVIRRTVTWALQQMWDRFESDTRSQIIQSLETLLAKETDEKVHQWIKGRLDTDKNTEKRYDSSG; from the coding sequence ATGGATTTTAAAAGGCTGAAAGAACAGCTAATCACATATAGTAAGGAAATAGGCGTGGACAAGATTGGCTTTACGACGGCTGATCCGTTCACCGAATTAAAGGCACTACTCTACGAGCAGCGGGCGCTTGGGTTTCAGTCCGGATTCGAGGAGAAGGATATCGAGAAAAGAACTGAGCCGTCTCTGCTCATGGACGGTGTGCAGTCGATTGTCTCGATCGCCATGGCGTATCCGAAGAGAATGCCCGAACGACCGGCAAACACAAAAGGTCATCGTCGCGGTGCTTTTGCCCGGGTCTCCTGGGGGCAGGACTACCATATGATTCTTCGTGATCGCATGCAAAAGCTTGGTGAATTTCTCGTTGACGCGATTCCCGGAGCCCGATACAAAAGCATGGTCGATACCGGAGAATTGTCTGATCGGGCGGTGGCTGAACGTGCCGGCATCGGCTGGGTAGGAAAAAGCACCAACCTCATTACGAAAGAATTCGGGTCGTATGTTTATCTTGGCGAAATGCTGACCAATATCCCGTTCCCGCCGGACAAGCCGGCAACCGACCTTTGCGGTGACTGCACAATTTGCATCGATCACTGTCCAACGGGGGCTCTGGTTCAGGACGGACAGCTTAACAGTCATAAGTGCATCGCCTATCTCACACAGACCAAGCAGGAGCTTCCGGAAGAATACAAAAAAGCGATTGGCAACCGGCTCTATGGCTGCGACACCTGTCAGCAGGTCTGTCCGTACAACCGGGATGTTGACAGTCATTTTCATGGGGAGATGGAGCCGGAGCCGGAACTGGCCCGTCCGCTTCTCACGCCACTGTTATCGCTGTCCAATCGTGAATTCAAAGAAACCTTTGGCCCGCTGTCCGGCTCCTGGCGAGGGAAAAAGCCGATCCAGCGCAATGCGATTGTAGCACTTGGTAATTACAAAGAAGTCTCCGCCGCACCGGAACTCCTTCGCCTGCTGAACGAAGATCCACGTCCGGTGATTCGCCGCACCGTCACCTGGGCGCTTCAGCAAATGTGGGATCGGTTCGAATCGGACACACGCTCTCAAATCATTCAATCATTAGAAACTCTGCTTGCGAAAGAAACAGATGAAAAAGTTCATCAGTGGATCAAGGGACGGCTGGACACGGATAAGAATACTGAAAAAAGATACGACTCAAGTGGCTGA
- a CDS encoding type II toxin-antitoxin system death-on-curing family toxin, with translation MKEILFLNENDLIFINSILIKKYIPSEQIGIKEPSLLNSAVNCPKQSAFGQDAYSTIYEKAAALFQSVVQNHPFYNANKRTGFVGMVTFLNKNNIRFDATDDEVIDFTVRISDQQNKIDVAEASIWIENHSRSAT, from the coding sequence ATGAAAGAAATTTTGTTCCTTAATGAAAATGACTTGATTTTTATCAATTCAATCCTGATTAAAAAATATATACCATCCGAACAGATTGGAATAAAAGAACCCTCTTTGCTAAATAGTGCTGTGAATTGTCCCAAGCAGTCAGCATTTGGTCAAGATGCTTATTCAACAATATATGAAAAGGCAGCAGCATTATTTCAAAGCGTTGTTCAAAACCATCCTTTTTATAATGCAAATAAGAGGACAGGCTTTGTGGGGATGGTTACTTTTCTCAATAAAAATAATATTCGATTTGACGCGACCGATGATGAGGTTATAGATTTTACGGTCAGGATTTCTGATCAGCAGAACAAAATAGATGTTGCTGAGGCGAGCATATGGATTGAAAATCATTCAAGATCAGCCACTTGA
- a CDS encoding AbrB/MazE/SpoVT family DNA-binding domain-containing protein produces MQRKIFKMGNSYGSTYPIEVLEHLNAKPGDQVEFKLQADGTVTIKKKNNVQLPDGIDPELIKAVTGVMNQYDQTIKELAKK; encoded by the coding sequence GTGCAAAGAAAAATTTTTAAAATGGGAAATAGTTATGGATCGACTTATCCAATAGAAGTACTGGAACATCTCAATGCGAAACCAGGCGATCAAGTTGAATTTAAGCTTCAAGCGGACGGCACAGTGACTATCAAAAAGAAAAATAATGTTCAATTACCTGATGGAATTGATCCTGAACTGATCAAAGCGGTTACTGGCGTAATGAATCAGTATGATCAAACAATTAAGGAATTGGCTAAGAAATGA
- a CDS encoding iron chaperone encodes MEIFADYLAHIDNPLHRDRTEEVLAWITEKFPNLKPRIAWNQPMFTDHGTFIIGFSVSKHHLAVAPERAGIDHFFDEIKRAGYDHTKLLIRLPWDRPIDFSLLEKMIAFNITDKADCSTFWRK; translated from the coding sequence ATGGAAATTTTTGCAGACTATTTAGCGCATATTGATAATCCGCTACATCGAGACCGGACGGAAGAAGTTTTAGCTTGGATCACTGAGAAATTCCCGAATTTAAAGCCAAGAATTGCGTGGAATCAGCCGATGTTTACGGATCACGGCACATTTATTATTGGTTTTAGCGTGTCTAAGCATCACTTGGCAGTTGCACCGGAACGTGCAGGGATTGATCACTTTTTTGATGAAATTAAGCGGGCGGGTTATGATCATACTAAGCTGTTAATACGTTTGCCATGGGATCGACCGATTGATTTCTCATTGCTTGAAAAAATGATCGCGTTTAATATTACGGATAAGGCAGACTGTTCGACTTTTTGGCGGAAATAA
- a CDS encoding NAD(+) diphosphatase, translating to MIYTYCPVCGEKLLDKIAGDDGSTPFCPQCDKFWFPTFSDCVIVLVTNELKEIVLVKMPYLSQKYESLISGYMKPGETAEVAADREVQEELGISLTSLRYAGTYWFAKNEALMHGFIGTTVKQDFKISDELASAEWVPAKDAPQYMFPDNPGNAALAVYRNFIREIY from the coding sequence ATGATCTATACTTATTGCCCTGTGTGTGGTGAAAAATTACTTGATAAGATTGCGGGTGACGATGGATCAACCCCGTTTTGTCCCCAATGTGACAAATTTTGGTTCCCAACATTTTCCGATTGCGTGATTGTCCTCGTCACAAATGAACTAAAGGAAATTGTTTTAGTAAAAATGCCGTATCTTTCGCAAAAATATGAGTCATTAATCTCTGGTTACATGAAGCCGGGTGAGACTGCTGAAGTTGCTGCTGACCGTGAAGTACAAGAAGAACTAGGAATCTCTTTAACGAGTCTTCGATATGCAGGAACATACTGGTTTGCCAAAAATGAGGCACTAATGCATGGATTCATTGGCACGACTGTTAAACAAGACTTCAAAATATCTGACGAATTAGCCTCCGCTGAGTGGGTTCCTGCAAAAGATGCACCACAGTATATGTTTCCAGATAACCCAGGTAATGCTGCATTGGCCGTCTATCGAAACTTTATTCGGGAAATCTATTAA